The following are from one region of the Mesorhizobium sp. B2-8-5 genome:
- a CDS encoding SapC family protein: MAEAKTEKAPALAGSGNALPLFYSNPEALNPIRHGSLGLIARADFGFARAAHSIPVAASEMPGAMRSYPIVFIGPAKAPVIITGLRQNENLFVDHDGRWTEPHYIPAYVRRYPFILADESATTGRLTVCIDRASDRVVDQLAAPFRDDGGKLALFFNGTEPTEATKQALAFCSQFQNDFNATRAMVEKIDAHGLFAARQSKVTLEGGETLNLTDFQIIDEVALNKLGDEAFLDLRRSGALAMIYCHLASSNSWSSLVHQASMRKRA; this comes from the coding sequence ATGGCTGAAGCGAAGACCGAGAAGGCGCCGGCGCTAGCCGGCTCCGGCAATGCGCTGCCGCTGTTTTATAGCAATCCCGAAGCGCTCAACCCGATACGCCATGGCTCGCTCGGGCTGATCGCGCGCGCCGATTTCGGCTTTGCCCGCGCGGCGCATTCCATCCCCGTGGCGGCCTCAGAAATGCCGGGCGCCATGCGCTCCTATCCGATCGTCTTCATAGGCCCGGCCAAGGCGCCGGTGATCATCACTGGCCTGCGCCAGAACGAGAACCTGTTCGTCGATCACGACGGCCGCTGGACCGAACCCCACTACATCCCGGCCTATGTGCGGCGCTATCCCTTCATCCTGGCGGATGAGTCGGCGACAACGGGCCGGCTGACAGTCTGCATCGACCGAGCCAGCGACCGCGTCGTCGATCAACTCGCCGCTCCCTTCCGAGACGATGGCGGCAAGCTCGCTTTGTTCTTCAACGGCACCGAGCCGACCGAAGCGACCAAGCAGGCGCTCGCCTTTTGCAGCCAGTTCCAGAACGATTTCAACGCCACCCGCGCCATGGTCGAGAAGATCGACGCGCACGGCCTGTTCGCGGCGCGGCAGAGCAAGGTGACGCTGGAAGGCGGCGAGACCCTGAATCTCACCGATTTCCAAATCATCGACGAGGTTGCGCTGAACAAGCTTGGCGACGAGGCTTTCCTCGACCTCCGCAGATCCGGCGCGCTGGCGATGATCTATTGCCACCTCGCCTCCTCCAACAGCTGGTCGTCGCTGGTCCACCAGGCGTCGATGCGCAAGCGGGCTTAG
- a CDS encoding DUF6916 family protein: MASATQFEQAVGQTFVVEAGGQMVALELASVKRVANSPRAGGGFSALFKGPREMLLPQATYRFVGSEITHDIFIVPISGDQAGYIYEAVFN; the protein is encoded by the coding sequence ATGGCATCGGCTACGCAATTCGAGCAGGCGGTCGGGCAGACATTCGTCGTCGAGGCAGGCGGGCAGATGGTCGCGCTGGAGCTCGCTTCAGTAAAACGCGTCGCCAACAGTCCGCGCGCCGGCGGCGGCTTCTCGGCGCTGTTCAAAGGGCCGCGCGAAATGCTTTTGCCCCAGGCGACCTATCGCTTTGTCGGCAGCGAGATCACGCATGACATCTTCATCGTGCCCATCTCCGGCGACCAGGCGGGCTATATCTACGAAGCGGTCTTCAACTGA
- a CDS encoding 2OG-Fe(II) oxygenase encodes MVDYVTIPKVLDKATCRALCSEIRAATGEAAGLLGRSDQKPQWSQVRRTRRAEVSLAAQALIERLLEQQKTVLERHFAIALGAFEKPQFLHYQEGDFFVPHQDGNTPIIRDESRFRKISMVIFLNGQSDEPSPEDYSGGSLVLHGPYSGPELRVAMLALPGSVVAFRSETTHEVTPVTRNERFTIVSWYRGA; translated from the coding sequence GTGGTCGACTATGTCACAATCCCCAAAGTGCTGGACAAAGCGACCTGTCGCGCGTTGTGCTCGGAAATTCGCGCAGCCACCGGCGAGGCTGCCGGCCTGCTCGGCCGTTCCGATCAGAAGCCGCAATGGTCGCAGGTGCGTCGGACCAGACGTGCCGAAGTTTCGCTTGCCGCGCAGGCGCTGATAGAGCGTCTGCTGGAGCAGCAAAAAACGGTGCTCGAACGGCATTTCGCAATCGCGCTGGGCGCGTTTGAGAAACCGCAGTTCCTCCACTACCAAGAGGGCGATTTCTTCGTGCCGCACCAGGACGGCAACACGCCGATCATTCGCGACGAGTCGCGCTTCCGGAAGATTTCGATGGTGATCTTTCTTAACGGCCAGTCCGACGAGCCTTCGCCGGAGGACTATTCCGGCGGTTCGCTGGTCCTGCACGGACCTTACAGCGGTCCGGAGCTGCGCGTCGCGATGCTGGCATTGCCGGGGTCGGTGGTCGCGTTTCGCTCGGAAACGACGCACGAAGTGACGCCGGTTACGCGCAACGAACGCTTCACCATCGTCTCCTGGTATCGCGGTGCGTGA
- a CDS encoding GNAT family N-acetyltransferase, which produces MNHFRGAAGWMRAAGAGLTFRGSTDADLPFLLHLYASTRLEELAVTSWAEAQKAAFLDMQFQAQHAHYRKYYPDADWLVVTRAGSDIGRLYIERWPGEHRIIDIAFLPAFRGKGFGSALLSDLIDEAAAIGKAVSIHVEKHNPAMRLYLRLGFTVAEDKGVYDLMLRPAP; this is translated from the coding sequence ATGAACCATTTTCGCGGGGCGGCCGGCTGGATGCGCGCGGCGGGTGCTGGGCTCACATTCCGCGGGTCAACGGATGCCGATCTGCCGTTTCTGTTGCACCTCTATGCCTCGACCCGCCTCGAAGAGCTGGCCGTGACATCCTGGGCCGAGGCGCAGAAGGCCGCGTTCCTCGACATGCAGTTCCAGGCGCAGCACGCGCATTACCGCAAATACTACCCCGATGCCGACTGGTTGGTGGTCACGCGTGCCGGCAGCGATATCGGACGGCTCTATATCGAGCGCTGGCCAGGCGAGCACCGCATCATCGACATCGCCTTCCTGCCGGCGTTTCGCGGCAAGGGCTTCGGCTCGGCCTTGCTCAGCGATCTCATCGACGAAGCCGCAGCCATCGGCAAAGCGGTCTCGATCCATGTCGAGAAGCACAACCCGGCCATGCGGCTCTACCTGCGGCTGGGCTTCACCGTGGCCGAAGACAAGGGTGTTTACGACCTGATGCTGCGTCCGGCCCCGTGA
- a CDS encoding phage tail protein codes for MADPFVAEIRIFPFNFAPKGWAWCDGQLLPISQNTALFSLLGTTYGGNGKSNFGLPDLQGRAPMHPGQGPGLSLHDLGEQGGSETVQLLISEMPQHGHTLMGNINPANLAAPSATRSYARTNPGQSYSATATLTPLNDQAVRPVGGDQPHNNMQPYLTCYFCIALQGVFPPRP; via the coding sequence ATGGCCGATCCGTTCGTCGCCGAAATCCGCATCTTTCCGTTCAACTTCGCGCCCAAGGGCTGGGCATGGTGCGACGGTCAACTGCTGCCAATATCGCAGAACACTGCGCTGTTCTCATTGCTCGGTACGACCTATGGCGGCAATGGCAAGTCCAACTTTGGCTTGCCCGATTTGCAGGGCCGCGCGCCGATGCATCCGGGGCAGGGACCGGGGCTGTCGCTGCACGATCTCGGTGAGCAGGGCGGATCGGAGACGGTGCAGTTGCTGATATCGGAGATGCCGCAGCACGGGCACACGCTGATGGGGAATATCAACCCAGCCAATCTGGCGGCTCCAAGTGCGACACGATCCTATGCGCGCACCAATCCAGGGCAATCTTACTCGGCGACAGCCACGTTGACGCCGCTCAACGATCAGGCGGTGCGACCGGTCGGCGGCGACCAGCCGCACAACAACATGCAACCCTATCTCACCTGCTATTTCTGCATCGCGCTTCAGGGCGTCTTCCCACCACGCCCCTGA
- a CDS encoding phage tail protein yields MAQPYVGEVRMFAGNFNPAGWMFCEGQLLPISEYETLFNLIGTTYGGDGESTFALPDLRGRLPLHQGDSFILAETGGVEEVTLTTQQIPSHTHPFVASLNNAAANTPTGNVTGQVGASQIYREAPATTPMSPQTAGQTGGGLPHTNFQPYLCINFIISLFGIFPSPT; encoded by the coding sequence ATGGCACAACCCTATGTTGGCGAAGTGAGAATGTTTGCCGGCAATTTCAATCCTGCCGGCTGGATGTTCTGCGAAGGACAGCTCTTGCCGATCTCGGAGTATGAAACCCTGTTCAACCTGATCGGCACCACTTATGGCGGCGACGGCGAGAGCACCTTCGCATTGCCCGACCTGAGGGGCCGGCTGCCGCTGCATCAGGGCGACAGTTTCATCCTTGCCGAGACCGGGGGCGTGGAGGAAGTCACGCTGACGACCCAACAGATCCCCTCACACACGCACCCGTTTGTCGCCTCGTTGAACAACGCAGCGGCGAATACGCCCACCGGCAATGTGACCGGGCAGGTTGGCGCCTCGCAGATCTACCGTGAAGCGCCGGCGACGACGCCGATGTCCCCGCAGACCGCCGGGCAGACCGGCGGCGGTCTGCCGCATACCAACTTCCAGCCGTATCTTTGCATCAATTTCATCATCTCGCTGTTCGGTATCTTCCCGTCGCCGACTTGA
- a CDS encoding phage tail protein, producing the protein MAEPFLSEIRIMSFAFPPKGWALCNGQLLPINQNQPLFSLLGTTFGGDGRVNFALPDYRGRVPIHVGGSHVLGERGGEQAHTLSISELPVHSHAEMATTANADVPAPAGNLLATVANVYTPPANPTTTMDPGTLALVGGSQAHINMQPFLTLSFCIALQGIFPSPT; encoded by the coding sequence ATGGCGGAACCATTTCTTTCCGAAATCAGAATCATGTCTTTTGCCTTCCCTCCGAAAGGCTGGGCGCTGTGCAATGGGCAATTGCTCCCGATCAACCAGAACCAGCCGCTGTTCTCATTGCTGGGCACCACTTTCGGCGGCGACGGCCGGGTGAATTTCGCCCTGCCCGACTATCGCGGGCGCGTCCCCATCCATGTCGGCGGCAGTCATGTGCTGGGCGAACGGGGCGGCGAGCAGGCGCACACGCTTTCGATCTCGGAACTGCCGGTCCATAGCCATGCCGAGATGGCCACCACGGCCAATGCCGATGTGCCGGCTCCCGCCGGCAACCTGCTGGCAACGGTCGCCAACGTCTATACGCCGCCAGCGAACCCGACTACGACGATGGACCCCGGTACGCTGGCCCTGGTCGGCGGCAGCCAGGCGCATATCAATATGCAGCCGTTCCTGACACTGAGCTTCTGCATCGCCCTGCAGGGCATTTTCCCGTCGCCGACCTGA
- a CDS encoding invasion associated locus B family protein has translation MRFNVLGRQRYLPVGLGALLLATGLAMAEDTKPAETKPADANPWVVNCSSGPTGTELQCQVSQNLTEAKTGQRVLTVTVRRQQGTPGFAMLLALPHGLFLPSGTSYQIDSGKKVTIAIQTSDQNGAYAATPLAPDLLKAMRSGATLNVGMESVTRKPVTIPVSLKGFGAAVDKLEATK, from the coding sequence GTGAGATTTAATGTACTTGGAAGGCAAAGATACCTGCCCGTCGGCCTCGGCGCGCTTTTGCTGGCGACCGGCCTTGCCATGGCCGAAGATACCAAGCCGGCAGAGACGAAACCCGCGGACGCCAATCCCTGGGTGGTCAATTGCTCGTCGGGACCAACGGGCACCGAATTGCAATGCCAAGTTTCGCAGAATCTCACCGAAGCGAAGACCGGCCAGCGGGTTCTGACTGTGACGGTGCGCCGCCAGCAGGGTACCCCAGGCTTTGCCATGCTTTTGGCCCTGCCGCATGGCCTGTTCCTGCCATCGGGAACTTCCTACCAGATCGACAGCGGCAAGAAGGTCACGATCGCTATCCAGACCAGTGACCAGAACGGCGCCTATGCCGCGACGCCGCTGGCGCCGGATCTGCTCAAGGCGATGCGATCCGGAGCGACGTTGAACGTCGGCATGGAATCGGTAACGCGCAAACCGGTGACCATTCCGGTTTCGCTCAAGGGGTTCGGCGCGGCGGTCGACAAGCTCGAAGCGACCAAGTAA
- a CDS encoding NAD-dependent epimerase/dehydratase family protein → MPHYERILITGAAGRLGSQLRKGLAPLAKTIRLAGREPFGDLAPHEEEAVFDLADMEATIAATKDCDAIVHFGGAPLECEWQTILDSSIRGSYHIYEGARKHSVKRIIYASSVHAIGYHEIEAHIGVDAPVRPDSLYGVSKNFVESLSRLYWDKFGIETACLRIFSSFPEPADRRMLWSYLSFADCVRLVEASLTAPRVGHTISFGISNNKLKMVDNSGADHLGFIPQDSAEPFRAAVEAKTPVPDPNKPSVKYLGGWFCELGHPDDKPA, encoded by the coding sequence ATGCCGCATTACGAACGTATCCTGATCACCGGCGCCGCCGGCCGGCTCGGCTCGCAGCTGCGCAAGGGGCTGGCGCCGTTGGCCAAGACGATCCGCCTGGCGGGCCGCGAACCCTTCGGCGACCTTGCGCCGCACGAGGAGGAAGCGGTCTTCGACCTCGCCGACATGGAAGCCACGATCGCCGCGACCAAGGATTGCGACGCGATCGTCCATTTCGGCGGCGCGCCGCTCGAATGCGAATGGCAGACCATCCTCGATTCCAGCATCCGCGGCTCCTACCACATCTATGAAGGCGCCCGTAAACACAGCGTGAAGCGCATCATCTATGCCTCGTCCGTGCATGCCATCGGCTATCACGAGATCGAGGCGCATATCGGCGTCGACGCGCCGGTGCGCCCCGACAGCCTCTATGGCGTTTCGAAGAACTTCGTCGAGAGCCTCAGTCGGCTCTATTGGGACAAGTTCGGCATCGAGACGGCGTGCCTGCGCATCTTCTCGTCCTTCCCCGAACCGGCCGACCGGCGCATGCTGTGGTCATATCTCTCCTTCGCCGATTGCGTGCGCCTGGTCGAAGCGTCGCTTACCGCGCCGCGCGTCGGCCACACGATCTCCTTCGGCATTTCCAACAACAAGCTGAAGATGGTCGACAACAGCGGCGCGGACCACCTTGGGTTCATCCCGCAGGACAGCGCCGAGCCATTTCGCGCCGCGGTCGAGGCCAAAACCCCTGTTCCCGATCCGAACAAGCCGTCGGTGAAATATCTCGGCGGCTGGTTCTGCGAGCTTGGCCATCCCGACGACAAGCCCGCCTGA
- a CDS encoding pyridoxal phosphate-dependent aminotransferase: protein MSYVASRLSAVKPSASMAASQAAKALRAKGVDVIDLGLGEPDFPTPHHIVDAAHFAAKAGQTLYTAAAGTVEVREAIAGKFRRENGLDYTADDIVVANGAKQIIFNALMATLETGDEAILPAPYFVSYPEMVKLLGGTPVVVECPETTGFRLTPALLEKAITPRTKWLFLNMPGNPSGAVYSQSDLKALGAVLAKHPQVLILSDEIYEHILFDGREFVSFGKACPELKDRTLIVNGVSKSYAMTGWRVGYAAGPTPLLKAMSTIQSQSCTSVCSIAQAATVAALNGPQHEVARFRQAFEARRDLVVDGIRKINGLTLPPPGGAFYAYIGCASLIGRKTPKGVVLEDDAAVANYLLNEGRVASVPGVAYGLSPYFRISTATSEEVLTEAIARINAAVAQVE, encoded by the coding sequence ATGAGCTATGTTGCCTCTCGCCTGTCGGCGGTGAAGCCTTCGGCTTCGATGGCGGCTTCGCAGGCCGCCAAGGCGCTGCGCGCCAAGGGCGTCGACGTGATCGATCTCGGCCTGGGCGAACCCGATTTTCCGACACCGCATCACATCGTCGATGCCGCTCATTTCGCCGCCAAGGCCGGCCAGACACTCTACACGGCCGCCGCCGGCACAGTCGAAGTGCGCGAAGCCATAGCCGGCAAATTCCGCCGCGAGAACGGGCTGGACTACACCGCCGATGATATCGTCGTCGCCAACGGCGCCAAGCAGATCATCTTCAACGCGCTTATGGCGACGCTCGAGACCGGCGACGAGGCGATCCTGCCGGCGCCCTATTTCGTCTCCTACCCGGAAATGGTGAAGCTGCTCGGCGGCACGCCGGTCGTCGTCGAATGCCCGGAGACCACCGGCTTCCGGCTGACGCCGGCGCTCTTGGAAAAGGCGATCACGCCAAGGACGAAGTGGCTCTTCCTCAACATGCCGGGCAACCCGTCCGGCGCGGTTTATTCGCAATCCGATCTCAAGGCGCTGGGCGCGGTGCTGGCGAAGCATCCTCAGGTGCTCATCCTTTCCGACGAGATCTACGAGCACATCCTGTTCGACGGACGCGAGTTCGTTTCCTTCGGCAAGGCCTGCCCCGAGCTCAAGGACCGCACGCTGATCGTCAACGGCGTTTCGAAATCCTATGCGATGACCGGCTGGCGCGTCGGCTACGCGGCCGGGCCGACACCACTTCTCAAGGCGATGTCGACCATCCAGAGCCAATCCTGCACCTCGGTTTGCTCGATCGCGCAGGCAGCGACTGTCGCCGCGCTCAACGGCCCGCAGCATGAAGTCGCCCGCTTCCGCCAGGCTTTCGAGGCGCGCCGCGACCTGGTGGTGGACGGCATCCGGAAGATCAACGGCCTGACGCTGCCGCCGCCGGGTGGCGCTTTCTACGCCTATATCGGCTGCGCCAGCCTGATCGGCCGCAAGACACCCAAGGGCGTCGTGCTGGAGGACGATGCGGCTGTGGCAAACTATCTCCTGAACGAAGGCCGGGTGGCGTCGGTGCCTGGCGTCGCCTATGGACTGTCGCCCTATTTCCGCATCTCGACCGCGACCAGCGAAGAGGTGCTGACCGAGGCGATCGCGCGGATCAACGCCGCCGTCGCGCAAGTGGAGTAA
- a CDS encoding hydantoinase B/oxoprolinase family protein, producing MSDIGEIRMQVMWNRLISVVEEQALTLLRTAFSTSVRESGDLSAGVFDPRGQMLAQAVTGTPGHVNTMAEAVLHFMHAIPREEMFEGDTYVTNDPWLGTGHLHDITMVSPSFLNGELVAFFACTAHVVDVGGRGFGADGKSVYEEGIQIPIMKFAEKGKVNLDLVRILRANVREPNQVVGDFYSLAACNEVGHRRLVDMMKEIGLASLGGLGDFIFSRTRDAMLERIEALPKGSWSNELVTDGYDEPVKLAATVSVRDDHVEVDFTGTDPMSRWGINCPIIYSKAYACYALKCMVAPDIPNNAASLAFFTVSSPVNILNAVRPAPVALRHIFGHMVPDLVLGAFSKALPGKILAEGAGALWNIHISARPVAGASGRRAEVLMFNSGGMGARPELDGLSATAFPSGVHTMPIEATEHTGPIVIWRKELRPNSGGDGEFRGGLGQVIEIAATDGHEFDFSAMFDRVNHPAHGRNGGKPGVAGVVKLDDGTKMRPKGWQHVPAGRRLILELPGGGGYGDPAKRNAAARANDRSKGYITEND from the coding sequence ATGAGCGATATTGGCGAAATCCGCATGCAGGTCATGTGGAACCGGTTGATCTCGGTGGTCGAGGAGCAGGCGCTCACTTTGCTGCGCACCGCCTTCTCGACCTCCGTGCGCGAATCCGGCGACCTGTCGGCCGGCGTGTTCGATCCGCGCGGCCAGATGCTGGCGCAGGCGGTGACCGGCACGCCGGGCCACGTCAACACCATGGCCGAGGCGGTGCTGCATTTCATGCACGCAATCCCGCGCGAGGAGATGTTCGAAGGCGACACCTATGTCACCAACGACCCTTGGCTCGGCACCGGCCACCTGCACGACATCACCATGGTGTCGCCGTCCTTCCTCAACGGCGAGCTCGTGGCCTTCTTCGCCTGCACGGCGCATGTCGTCGATGTCGGCGGCCGCGGCTTCGGCGCCGACGGCAAGTCGGTCTATGAGGAAGGCATCCAGATCCCGATCATGAAGTTCGCGGAAAAGGGCAAAGTCAATCTCGATCTCGTCCGCATCCTGCGCGCCAATGTCCGCGAGCCCAACCAGGTGGTTGGTGATTTCTATTCCTTGGCCGCCTGCAACGAGGTCGGCCACCGGCGCCTGGTCGACATGATGAAGGAGATCGGCCTGGCCTCGCTCGGCGGGCTCGGCGACTTCATCTTCTCGCGCACCCGCGACGCGATGCTCGAGCGCATCGAGGCGCTGCCGAAGGGAAGCTGGTCGAACGAGCTGGTGACCGACGGCTACGACGAGCCGGTCAAGCTTGCAGCCACGGTCTCGGTCCGCGACGACCATGTCGAAGTCGATTTCACCGGCACCGATCCGATGAGCCGGTGGGGCATCAACTGCCCGATCATCTACAGCAAGGCCTATGCCTGCTATGCGCTGAAATGCATGGTGGCGCCCGACATTCCCAACAACGCCGCTTCGCTCGCCTTTTTCACCGTGTCGTCGCCGGTCAACATCCTGAACGCGGTGCGGCCGGCGCCGGTGGCGCTCAGGCATATTTTCGGCCACATGGTTCCCGATCTGGTGCTCGGCGCCTTCTCCAAGGCGTTGCCCGGAAAAATCCTTGCCGAAGGCGCCGGCGCGCTCTGGAACATCCATATTTCGGCGCGCCCCGTTGCCGGCGCATCCGGCCGGCGCGCCGAGGTGCTGATGTTCAACTCCGGCGGCATGGGCGCCCGCCCCGAGCTCGACGGATTGTCGGCCACGGCCTTTCCGTCGGGCGTCCACACCATGCCGATCGAGGCGACCGAGCATACCGGGCCGATCGTCATCTGGCGCAAGGAGCTACGGCCCAACTCCGGCGGCGACGGCGAATTCCGCGGCGGCTTGGGGCAGGTTATCGAGATCGCCGCCACCGACGGCCATGAATTCGACTTCTCGGCCATGTTCGACCGCGTCAATCATCCGGCCCACGGACGCAACGGCGGCAAGCCGGGCGTCGCTGGTGTCGTCAAGCTCGACGACGGCACAAAGATGCGCCCGAAAGGCTGGCAGCATGTGCCGGCAGGGCGGCGGCTGATCCTCGAACTGCCGGGCGGCGGCGGCTATGGCGATCCGGCCAAACGCAATGCGGCCGCGCGAGCCAATGACCGGTCCAAGGGTTACATCACGGAGAACGACTGA
- a CDS encoding hydantoinase/oxoprolinase family protein, whose product MTSRSDDIRLGADIGGTFTDIALDVRGTMFSTKVLTNYAAPEQAILDGIDVVIRDAGISATEIGIIIHGTTLATNALIERRGARTALVTTEGFRDVIEMRTENRFEQYDLNLQLPTPLIPREDRFTVRGRIGAEGQELQPLDEAALEEIADRIAAGNFGSVAIGFIHAYANPDHERRAREILSRKLTIPISISAEVSPQMREFERFNTVCANAYVRPQMADYLARLQTRLKDMGADCPVFMIHSGGGLISVETASEFPVRLVESGPAGGAIFAADIARRFGLEKVVSYDMGGTTAKICLIEDFAPRTARTFEVARTYRFSKGSGMPISIPVIEMIEIGAGGGSIAWVDAMGRIQTGPESAGSEPGPACYGRGGKRPAITDADLVLGKLDPDNFAGGAIKLDTAASEQAILRDVGERLSLNAMATAFGICEVVDENMANAARVHAVENGKNISDNLMIAFGGAAPLHAARLCEKLGIDQCIVPRGAGVGSAIGFLKAPFGYEALASKLTRLSRFKPAEVNALLADLKASAEGFVRTGASGKVVCEITAFMRYAGQGWEIPVPLADEPFGDDAVAKLKELFEQNYQRFFGRAIEGLDGLEIEIVTWSVKATDVRPPGARHELIIGKKTSEPTTARAVFDPVSGAPRSYGIVERDTLCAGDRVAGPAVIVERETSTVVTTSFDAVIQSEGAILLIRKGSQA is encoded by the coding sequence ATGACCTCCAGATCAGACGACATCCGTCTCGGCGCCGACATTGGCGGCACCTTCACCGACATCGCGCTCGATGTCAGGGGGACGATGTTTTCGACCAAGGTGCTGACCAATTATGCGGCGCCCGAGCAGGCGATCCTCGACGGTATCGACGTGGTGATCCGCGATGCCGGAATTTCTGCAACCGAGATCGGCATCATCATCCACGGCACGACGCTCGCCACCAACGCGCTGATCGAGCGGCGCGGCGCCCGGACCGCGCTGGTCACGACCGAAGGTTTTCGCGACGTGATCGAGATGCGGACGGAGAACCGCTTCGAGCAGTATGACTTGAACCTGCAACTGCCGACGCCGCTGATCCCGCGCGAGGACCGCTTCACAGTCAGGGGCCGCATCGGCGCCGAGGGACAGGAGCTGCAGCCGCTCGACGAAGCCGCGCTCGAGGAGATCGCCGACCGGATCGCTGCCGGCAATTTCGGCTCGGTGGCGATCGGCTTCATCCACGCCTACGCCAACCCCGACCACGAGCGTCGCGCCCGCGAGATCCTCTCCAGGAAACTCACCATCCCGATTTCGATCAGCGCCGAGGTGTCGCCGCAGATGCGCGAGTTCGAGCGCTTCAACACGGTCTGCGCCAACGCCTATGTGCGGCCGCAGATGGCTGACTACCTCGCCCGCCTGCAGACGCGGCTGAAGGACATGGGCGCCGACTGCCCGGTCTTCATGATCCATTCGGGCGGCGGCCTGATCTCGGTCGAAACCGCTTCGGAATTCCCGGTTCGCCTGGTCGAATCCGGTCCTGCGGGAGGCGCCATTTTCGCCGCCGACATCGCCCGGCGCTTCGGGCTCGAAAAGGTCGTCTCCTATGACATGGGCGGCACCACCGCCAAGATCTGCCTGATCGAGGATTTTGCGCCGCGCACGGCGCGGACCTTCGAAGTAGCCCGCACCTACCGCTTTTCGAAGGGCTCGGGCATGCCGATCTCCATCCCGGTGATCGAGATGATCGAGATCGGCGCCGGCGGCGGCTCGATCGCCTGGGTCGACGCCATGGGCCGCATTCAGACCGGACCGGAAAGCGCCGGCTCTGAACCCGGCCCCGCCTGCTACGGCCGCGGCGGCAAGCGTCCGGCGATCACCGACGCCGACCTCGTGCTCGGCAAGCTGGACCCCGACAATTTTGCCGGGGGCGCGATCAAGCTCGACACCGCCGCGTCCGAGCAGGCGATCCTGCGCGACGTCGGCGAGCGCCTGTCGCTGAATGCCATGGCGACCGCCTTCGGCATCTGCGAGGTGGTGGACGAGAACATGGCGAATGCTGCCCGCGTCCACGCCGTCGAAAACGGCAAGAACATCTCCGACAATCTGATGATCGCCTTTGGTGGCGCAGCACCCCTCCACGCCGCAAGGCTTTGCGAAAAGCTCGGGATCGACCAATGCATCGTGCCGCGCGGCGCCGGCGTCGGGTCGGCGATCGGCTTCCTCAAGGCGCCGTTCGGCTACGAAGCCCTGGCGTCGAAGCTGACGCGCCTGTCGCGCTTCAAGCCGGCCGAAGTCAACGCACTCCTCGCCGACCTCAAAGCCTCCGCCGAGGGTTTCGTGCGCACCGGCGCCAGCGGAAAAGTCGTCTGCGAGATCACCGCCTTCATGCGCTATGCCGGCCAAGGCTGGGAAATCCCCGTGCCGCTGGCGGACGAACCGTTCGGCGACGATGCCGTGGCAAAGCTCAAGGAGCTGTTCGAGCAGAACTACCAGCGCTTCTTCGGCCGCGCCATCGAAGGCCTCGACGGTTTGGAGATCGAGATCGTCACCTGGTCGGTCAAGGCGACGGACGTTCGGCCCCCAGGCGCAAGACATGAGCTCATCATCGGCAAGAAGACCAGCGAGCCGACAACGGCGCGCGCGGTGTTCGATCCGGTCAGCGGCGCGCCGCGCAGCTATGGCATTGTCGAGCGTGACACGCTCTGCGCCGGCGATCGCGTCGCCGGTCCGGCAGTCATCGTGGAGCGCGAGACGTCCACCGTCGTCACCACCAGCTTCGACGCCGTCATCCAGAGCGAAGGCGCGATACTCCTGATCCGCAAAGGCAGCCAGGCATGA